A part of Aegilops tauschii subsp. strangulata cultivar AL8/78 chromosome 2, Aet v6.0, whole genome shotgun sequence genomic DNA contains:
- the LOC109783358 gene encoding sm-like protein LSM1B, with amino-acid sequence MSWAGPDEILLSTSLAGFLDKKLIVLLRDGRKLLGTLCSFDQFANVVLQGACERVIVGELYCDVPLGLYVIRGENVVLIGELDREKDELPSHMTCVSEAEIRTAEKAEKEARDLKGTMRKRMEFLDFD; translated from the exons ATGTCTTGGGCCGGGCCCGACGAGATCCTCCTCTCCACCTCCCTGGCCGGCTTCTTGGATA AAAAACTAATTGTCCTACTACGAGATGGACGAAAGCTGCTTGGCACCCTCTGCTCATTCGATCAGTTTG CAAATGTTGTTCTTCAGGGTGCTTGTGAACGAGTAATTGTGGGCGAATTATATTGTGATGTTCCTCTTGGTTTATATGTGATCCGGGGAGAGAATGTTGTATTAATTGGAGAACTG GATCGTGAGAAGGACGAACTCCCTAGTCACATGACTTGTGTTTCAGAGGCTGAAATAAGAACG GCCGAGAAAGCCGAAAAGGAAGCAAGGGATCTGAAAGGCACAATGAGGAAGAGGATGGAGTTCCTAGACTTCGATTAG
- the LOC109783356 gene encoding uncharacterized protein, with protein MGEAPCSVVAPRRSPARFRLPRHGLRRKVHVVRLGNGGAGAGARAGGVRRLCGLRRRIKLRWFRSAMWRLAELCVAVLSGPPGTADAPPSWTGVEPCFAAPFLPAALVRRAGQE; from the coding sequence atgggGGAGGCGCCGTGCAGCGTGGTGGCGCCGCGCCGTTCCCCGGCGCGCTTCCGCCTGCCGCGCCACGGGCTGCGCCGCAAGGTCCACGTCGTCCGGCTCGGGAACGGTGGTGCCGGTGCCGGCGCACGGGCTGGCGGGGTCCGCCGCCTCTGCGGCCTCCGGCGTCGGATCAAGCTCCGGTGGTTCCGGAGCGCCATGTGGCGCCTGGCCGAGCTCTGCGTGGCGGTGCTGTCGGGGCCCCCGGGGACGGCCGACGCCCCGCCGTCGTGGACCGGCGTGGAGCCGTGCTTCGCCGCGCCCTTCCTGCCGGCCGCGCTGGTGAGGCGCGCGGGGCAGGAGTAG
- the LOC120974057 gene encoding uncharacterized protein encodes MLLPLRRLSGHLSRAVALSASADVLLPLRRLPGHLRRSLSTAASNPPWAMIYRLSETPNYTRGASFSLAPPPSATLFSIPERAYDLEERKRNPDRRYVNVHASVVFAASQDGLLLLKTTRIRLSAHTAAGLNLARPTEQEAKVVMEEAVEQEYVRYVCNPITGQLVRLPDYLGMKEILQTATGLLTQADGGHGPPKRYAVVELLELNDEGRFVVFCFSSDTGKWDATVRPSPLQPGRVMRLLNHEVLAFGGRLWWVDVSLGVLSMDPFSDKCELRHIKLPPGSVLPRQSHAEICDLIKYRRMGVSDGRLLYVEVSMEAPYQIRSFVLDEESGRWTLEHQVSLDAKERPLVGAIDPLNADLLYLNLGAEVIVSVDMRRNRIIAQSSVLASGIQPCYCGSNVFLPCVLPSFLGSSQIPGKKGAPKQQTLADALVRSDKC; translated from the exons ATGCTGCTCCCTCTCCGTCGCCTCTCCGGCCACCTCTCCCGCGCCGTCGCCCTCTCCGCCTCCGCCGATGTGCTGCTCCCGCTCCGCCGTCTGCCCGGCCACCTCCGCCGCTCCCTCTCCACCGCCGCCTCGAACCCTCCCTGGGCGATGATCTACCGCCTGTCGGAGACGCCGAACTACACGCGAGGCGCGTCCTTCTcgctcgcgccgccgccgtcggccACTCTCTTCTCCATCCCCGAGCGGGCGTACGACCTGGAGGAACGCAAGCGCAACCCCGACCGCAGGTACGTCAACGTGCACGCCAGCGTCGTCTTCGCCGCGAGCCAGGACGGCCTTCTCCTCCTGAAGACTACGAGGATCCGTTTGAGCGCCCACACGGCCGCGGGGCTGAACCTGGCCCGCCCCACGGAACAGGAAGCCAAGGTGGTCATGGAGGAGGCCGTCGAGCAGGAGTACGTGCGCTACGTGTGCAACCCCATTACTGGCCAGCTTGTCCGCCTTCCGGACTACTTGGGCATGAAGGAGATCTTGCAAACAGCCACGGGCCTGCTCACCCAAGCAGACGGCGGGCACGGGCCGCCTAAGAGGTACGCCGTTGTTGAGCTCCTAGAGCTCAACGACGAGGGGCGCTTCGTGGTGTTTTGCTTCTCCTCGGACACAGGGAAGTGGGACGCCACGGTGCGGCCATCTCCGCTGCAGCCTGGGCGCGTGATGCGCTTGTTGAATCACGAGGTGCTGGCCTTTGGTGGACGTCTGTGGTGGGTGGATGTGAGCTTGGGCGTCCTCTCCATGGACCCGTTCAGTGACAAGTGTGAGCTCCGCCACATCAAGCTACCTCCCGGCAGCGTCCTTCCTCGCCAATCGCACGCAGAGATTTGCGACCTTATCAAATACAGGCGCATGGGTGTCAGCGACGGGAGGCTGCTGTATGTCGAGGTTTCCATGGAGGCGCCCTACCAGATCAGGTCATTCGTGCTGGACGAGGAGAGCGGCCGCTGGACGTTGGAGCACCAGGTGTCACTGGATGCCAAGGAGAGGCCTTTGGTTGGTGCTATTGATCCGCTCAACGCTGACTTGCTGTACCTCAACTTGGGCGCTGAAGTTATTGTTAGCGTGGACATGCGCCGGAACAGGATCATTGCTCAGTCATCTGTGTTGGCCAGTGGTATCCAGCCATGCTATTGCGGGTCAAATGTGTTCTTGCCATGTGTGCTTCCGTCATTTCTTGGATCAAGCCAGATTCCAG GCAAGAAGGGTGCCCCAAAACAGCAAACATTAGCTGATGCTCTGGTTCGTTCAGACAAATGCTAG